In Nicotiana tabacum cultivar K326 chromosome 19, ASM71507v2, whole genome shotgun sequence, one DNA window encodes the following:
- the LOC107807267 gene encoding uncharacterized protein LOC107807267, whose protein sequence is MAAVVEFEGQQLVNDILDLSIQDQTNMKSISEENHEVGCESNHHGLCAICLNKILLQETALVKGCEHAYCVTCILRWATYKKEPACPQCKHPFEFLHVHRSLDGSIQDYMFEESVCLLLRASWFNPLIVEEKQEVDDNMDYLYAYEDEDEELEHFYFTSSSHLRIGNRRWGDNGYVRAGRQEATPVPRPNSQDFGAGSSRQTKKKEAAAVAPKEAVGRRAKRALKREAADKAAAEKHQQHLVRLGRT, encoded by the exons ATGGCTGCAGTTGTGGAGTTTGAGGGTCAGCAACTCGTGAATGACATCTTAGATCTATCCATTCAAGACCAG ACTAACATGAAGAGCATATCTGAGGAAAATCACGAAGTTGGGTGCGAGAGTAATCATCATGGTTTGTGTGCTATCTGTTTGAATAAGATATTGCTTCAAGAAACTGCTCTTGTTAAAGGTTGCGAGCATGCTTACTG TGTGACATGCATCCTTCGGTGGGCAACCTACAAAAAGGAACCAGCATGCCCTCAGTGTAAACATCCATTTGAGTTTCTCCACGTTCATCGCTCACTAGATGGAAG CATTCAGGATTACATGTTTGAGGAGAGTGTCTGCCTTCTCCTCAGAGCATCATGGTTCAATCCCTTGATTGTGGAGGAAAAACAAGAAGTCGATGATAACATGGATTATCTTTATGCATatgaggatgaagatgaagaGCTAGAACACTTCTATTTTACTAGTTCATCCCATCTCCGAATAGGCAACCGGAGATGGGGAGACAATGGATATGTCAGGGCAGGAAGGCAAGAAGCAACGCCTGTTCCTCGACCAAATTCCCAGGACTTTGGCGCTGGCTCGTCACGCCAGACTAAGAAGAAAGAGGCTGCTGCTGTTGCTCCTAAAGAAGCTGTAGGCCGGCGTGCAAAGAGGGCACTCAAGCGTGAAGCTGCTGATAAGGCGGCTGCTGAAAAGCACCAGCAGCATTTGGTGAGGTTGGGTCGGACGTGA